In the genome of Nocardioides seonyuensis, one region contains:
- the rpsF gene encoding 30S ribosomal protein S6, with product MRAYEVMVILEPSLDERTIEPSLDKYLNVIRKDGGSVESVDVWGRRRMAYEIQKNAEGIYAVITLSAEPATVKEFARQLGLNESILRTKVMRPDAH from the coding sequence ATGCGTGCTTATGAAGTCATGGTCATCCTCGAGCCCAGTCTCGACGAGCGCACCATCGAGCCTTCGCTCGACAAGTACCTCAACGTCATCCGCAAGGACGGTGGCTCCGTGGAGTCCGTCGACGTCTGGGGACGTCGCCGGATGGCCTACGAGATCCAGAAGAACGCCGAGGGCATCTACGCCGTCATCACGCTGTCGGCCGAGCCCGCCACGGTCAAGGAGTTCGCCCGCCAGCTCGGGCTGAACGAGTCGATCCTCCGCACGAAGGTCATGCGTCCCGACGCACACTGA
- a CDS encoding single-stranded DNA-binding protein, with amino-acid sequence MAGETVITVVGNLVDDPELRFTPSGAPVANFRIASTPRTFDRQTNEWKDGDALFLSCSVWRQAAENVAESLQRGMRVIVQGRLKSRQYETREGEKRTVFEIDVDEIGPALKYATAKVAKTTRQSGGAGGYGGGGGGGYAGGGGQQGGQQSAPADDPWATPGAPAQGGGGWGGQQGGGQPQGGPANDPWGAPGVGGAEEPPF; translated from the coding sequence ATGGCAGGCGAGACAGTCATCACGGTGGTCGGCAACCTCGTCGACGACCCGGAGCTGCGGTTCACCCCCTCGGGTGCTCCCGTGGCCAACTTCCGGATCGCGTCGACGCCGCGCACCTTCGACCGTCAGACCAACGAGTGGAAGGACGGCGACGCGCTGTTCCTCTCCTGCTCGGTGTGGCGCCAGGCGGCGGAGAACGTCGCCGAGTCCCTCCAGCGCGGCATGCGGGTGATCGTCCAGGGCCGGTTGAAGTCCCGCCAGTACGAAACCCGCGAGGGTGAGAAGCGCACGGTCTTCGAGATCGACGTCGACGAGATCGGTCCCGCGCTGAAGTACGCCACGGCCAAGGTCGCCAAGACCACTCGCCAGAGCGGCGGTGCCGGCGGTTACGGCGGCGGTGGCGGTGGCGGTTACGCCGGCGGAGGCGGCCAGCAGGGCGGGCAGCAGTCCGCTCCGGCCGACGACCCCTGGGCCACCCCCGGCGCTCCGGCGCAGGGCGGCGGCGGCTGGGGAGGCCAGCAGGGCGGCGGTCAGCCCCAGGGCGGGCCCGCCAACGACCCGTGGGGTGCCCCCGGCGTCGGCGGCGCCGAAGAGCCCCCGTTCTGA
- a CDS encoding S8 family serine peptidase, whose amino-acid sequence MIRRTLAAACTAALVIALAPSTPASAKDEPLPEFKSAQASPAKALSKGTVLELGTASGPETYIVQLDAPAVPTRSTASDRGDRMPQGATAYGKELKSEQADLTASIARVTGSTPKVLRSFTHAINGITVKLTRKQAQRVARIDGVKAVQVDFKRQLDTDNGPEWIGAPTIWDGSNVPGGVGSQGEGVIVGVLDTGLNPANASFADVGGDGYDHDLPAGWTGPVGVCDPENEDYIPDWGCNDKVIGYWDFDVANNDDGNYDDDGHGSHTASTAAGNQVDATAYAEGGEFSVNRTIKGVAPHANIIGYDVCDGAGCQGSSIVAAIEQAIVDGVDALNYSIGSSSPSNPWSDADAIGFLNARAAGIHVATSAGNDGPGAFTLGSPGDVPWMTTVGATTHDRKYVASVTDITATDASTLPDIPGSGLSGPTDGSYPLVYAGDAPYDNPTCETEYDETSGDPLWTPDLTGLIVVCDRGGNGRVEKGEIVAFNGAEGMILANDEASGDSLNGDAHALPAAHITYADGVVLKDYMEAHPGAEAALSGSQIDIDPANGDIMAAFSSRGPNRSVSSISPSVSAPGVDILAAAGTDNAEEWHFISGTSMASPHTAGALALLKGVQPEWSPAEAQSALMTTSERDITDSDGTDADWFDMGSGRVELRRAAKAGLVLDEDLTGYQGADPSAGGDVRALNTASMADDECLQSCEWTRTFTGTSTGVGSWTVSVENLSDGLTLDADVDTIALTDGGTADVTVTAEIASGTPTDTWLFGTLVLTPPDGSDAPVAHLPVGVLPSAGVLPSEIDITTRRDAGSQVSTDLEAIEITDLQIDASGLVPEQSKQISVVEDSTNTNPFDGNGVHVEQIEVPEGAASLLASLGNPTAPDFDLFVGTGEVSEANVACASATGGSDEHCEIAEPEAGTWWVLVQNWEASTAGGSDTTDLRTAVVAGDKGNLWAEGPEGALPAATPFDIRTFWDEPELDAGETWHGALTLSTAPGADGDIGVVPVTVHRIEDDVTKTADKETAAPGETITYTVEVAPNVTPEDLTYTIEDTLPEGTTYVDGSATDGATFEDGVVSWSGELVSTFGDEGSYTITTSADDDSCVTPFGPGYVDLYAVSNGAITPQATIGVDEETGDTVTYSAFTSTQFGFSGQNYSGLEFSDDGFLVYGSGYAGEPWTPQDVPDTAAPNNLAAMLWQDMQFRYDAASNSGVSLATAGGGTVAVVEYDNMRMYGDDAGAAGSLDMEVFAVAGSNDLVFAYDNIDAGPILGSDPGAPVTIGTENAEGTVGAALVNAGDATTVLEDGLNVCARYSEPEAPTASFSYQVTVDEDVHERQELVNKAVHTTNDPGAKPETASAMVKVAGSLERSEVALAVSPDQIGTNGTTTATATVFSAGESTPTGQVEFWVGDRLAGTSDLDADGKATATLGGFDTAGTFPVTAKYLGDAATRPSTSAPVNVVVTKPGTPPVEPVDSTTGLSVDPSQFGVGGTPTATATVTSTGDATPTGDVQFLVGDRLAGTAPVGADGKATATLTGFTTAGTFPVTAKYLGDAATRPSTSTPVNVVVTGPKVDPSIMIVTDRNVREGTRPKVKIIVTAPDVTPTGTVEVKVRGAVERNKTYTVTLDSFGVAKLRLPEADLKKRQKKGKIKVKVSYSGDAAVLPDKERVTIRVRR is encoded by the coding sequence TTGATCAGACGCACCCTTGCGGCTGCATGCACAGCCGCGCTCGTCATCGCCCTCGCGCCGTCCACGCCGGCCAGCGCCAAGGACGAGCCGCTTCCTGAGTTCAAGTCGGCGCAGGCCTCCCCGGCCAAGGCGCTGTCGAAGGGCACCGTGCTCGAGCTCGGCACGGCCTCGGGCCCCGAGACCTACATCGTCCAGCTGGACGCGCCCGCTGTGCCGACGCGTTCGACCGCCTCGGATCGTGGCGACCGGATGCCCCAGGGAGCAACCGCCTACGGCAAGGAGCTCAAGTCCGAGCAGGCCGACCTCACCGCCTCCATCGCCCGGGTCACGGGGTCCACCCCCAAGGTCCTGCGCTCCTTCACCCACGCCATCAACGGCATCACGGTGAAGCTGACGCGGAAGCAGGCCCAGCGGGTCGCGCGCATCGACGGCGTCAAGGCCGTCCAGGTCGACTTCAAGCGCCAGCTCGACACCGACAACGGCCCCGAGTGGATCGGTGCGCCGACCATCTGGGACGGCTCGAACGTCCCCGGCGGCGTCGGCAGCCAGGGTGAGGGTGTCATCGTCGGTGTCCTGGACACCGGGCTCAACCCGGCCAACGCGTCGTTCGCCGACGTGGGTGGAGACGGCTACGACCACGACCTCCCGGCCGGCTGGACGGGTCCCGTCGGTGTGTGCGACCCCGAGAACGAGGACTACATCCCCGACTGGGGCTGCAACGACAAGGTCATCGGCTACTGGGACTTCGACGTCGCCAACAACGACGACGGCAACTACGACGACGACGGTCACGGCAGCCACACCGCCAGCACCGCCGCCGGCAACCAGGTCGACGCAACCGCCTACGCAGAGGGTGGCGAGTTCTCGGTCAACCGCACGATCAAGGGCGTGGCCCCCCACGCCAACATCATCGGCTACGACGTCTGCGACGGCGCCGGCTGCCAAGGCTCCTCCATCGTCGCCGCGATCGAGCAGGCCATCGTCGACGGCGTCGACGCCCTCAACTACTCGATCGGTTCGAGCAGCCCCTCCAACCCGTGGAGCGACGCCGACGCGATCGGCTTCCTCAACGCGCGTGCCGCCGGCATCCACGTGGCGACCTCGGCCGGCAACGACGGCCCCGGTGCGTTCACGCTCGGCAGCCCCGGTGACGTGCCGTGGATGACCACGGTCGGCGCCACGACCCACGACCGCAAGTACGTCGCCTCGGTCACCGACATCACCGCGACGGACGCCTCGACCCTTCCCGACATCCCCGGCTCGGGCCTCTCCGGCCCGACGGACGGTTCCTACCCGCTGGTCTACGCCGGCGACGCGCCGTACGACAACCCGACCTGCGAGACCGAGTACGACGAGACGTCCGGGGACCCGCTGTGGACCCCCGACCTCACCGGCCTGATCGTCGTCTGTGACCGCGGCGGCAACGGTCGCGTCGAGAAGGGCGAGATCGTCGCGTTCAACGGTGCCGAGGGCATGATCCTCGCCAACGACGAGGCCAGTGGCGACTCCCTCAACGGCGACGCCCACGCGCTGCCGGCAGCACACATCACCTACGCCGACGGCGTGGTCCTGAAGGACTACATGGAGGCGCACCCCGGTGCGGAGGCTGCCCTCTCCGGTTCGCAGATCGACATCGACCCGGCCAACGGCGACATCATGGCCGCCTTCTCGAGCCGCGGTCCGAACCGGTCCGTGTCCTCGATCAGCCCGTCCGTCTCGGCCCCCGGCGTGGACATCCTCGCAGCGGCCGGCACCGACAACGCCGAGGAGTGGCACTTCATCTCCGGCACCTCGATGGCCAGCCCGCACACGGCTGGTGCCCTGGCGCTGCTGAAGGGCGTGCAGCCCGAGTGGAGCCCGGCCGAGGCGCAGTCGGCGTTGATGACGACCTCCGAGCGAGACATCACCGACTCCGACGGCACCGACGCCGACTGGTTCGACATGGGCTCGGGACGCGTCGAGCTGCGACGCGCTGCCAAGGCCGGTCTCGTCCTCGACGAGGACTTGACGGGCTACCAGGGCGCTGACCCCAGCGCCGGCGGTGACGTGCGTGCCCTCAACACGGCCAGCATGGCCGACGACGAGTGCCTGCAGTCGTGCGAGTGGACCCGGACCTTCACGGGCACCTCGACCGGCGTCGGCTCCTGGACCGTCTCGGTGGAGAACCTCTCCGACGGGCTCACGCTCGACGCCGACGTCGACACCATCGCGCTGACCGACGGCGGTACCGCCGACGTGACCGTCACGGCCGAGATCGCCTCCGGCACGCCGACCGACACCTGGCTCTTCGGCACCCTCGTGCTGACGCCGCCCGACGGTTCCGACGCGCCGGTCGCGCACCTGCCGGTGGGCGTGCTGCCCTCCGCGGGCGTGCTGCCGTCCGAGATCGACATCACGACGCGTCGTGACGCCGGCTCGCAGGTGTCGACCGACCTGGAGGCCATCGAGATCACCGACCTCCAGATCGACGCGAGTGGACTCGTCCCCGAGCAGAGCAAGCAGATCTCGGTCGTCGAGGACTCCACCAACACCAACCCGTTCGACGGCAACGGCGTGCACGTCGAGCAGATCGAGGTGCCCGAGGGCGCCGCGAGCCTGCTCGCCAGCCTGGGCAACCCGACCGCTCCGGACTTCGACCTGTTCGTCGGAACCGGTGAGGTCAGCGAGGCCAACGTCGCCTGCGCAAGCGCCACCGGCGGCTCGGACGAGCACTGCGAGATCGCAGAGCCGGAGGCCGGCACCTGGTGGGTGCTGGTCCAGAACTGGGAGGCCTCGACGGCCGGTGGGTCCGACACCACCGACCTCCGCACGGCCGTCGTGGCCGGCGACAAGGGCAACCTCTGGGCCGAGGGCCCCGAGGGTGCGCTTCCGGCCGCCACCCCGTTCGACATCCGCACGTTCTGGGACGAGCCGGAGCTGGACGCCGGGGAGACCTGGCACGGCGCGCTCACCCTCAGCACGGCTCCAGGTGCCGACGGTGACATCGGTGTGGTCCCGGTGACGGTCCACCGCATCGAGGACGACGTGACCAAGACGGCCGACAAGGAGACCGCGGCTCCCGGTGAGACCATCACCTACACGGTCGAGGTCGCACCCAACGTCACTCCTGAGGACCTCACCTACACCATCGAGGACACCCTCCCCGAGGGCACGACGTACGTCGACGGCTCCGCCACCGACGGCGCCACCTTCGAGGACGGTGTGGTCTCGTGGTCCGGTGAGCTGGTCTCGACCTTCGGGGACGAGGGCAGCTACACCATCACGACGAGTGCTGACGACGACTCCTGCGTGACGCCGTTCGGTCCCGGCTACGTCGACCTCTACGCCGTCTCGAACGGGGCCATCACGCCCCAGGCGACCATCGGCGTCGACGAGGAGACCGGGGACACCGTGACCTACTCGGCGTTCACCAGCACGCAGTTCGGCTTCTCGGGGCAGAACTACAGCGGTCTGGAGTTCAGCGACGACGGATTCCTGGTCTACGGGTCGGGATACGCCGGAGAGCCCTGGACCCCCCAGGACGTCCCTGACACGGCGGCGCCCAACAACCTCGCCGCGATGCTGTGGCAGGACATGCAGTTCCGTTACGACGCCGCCAGCAACTCCGGTGTCTCCCTGGCCACGGCCGGGGGCGGGACGGTCGCCGTCGTGGAGTACGACAACATGCGAATGTACGGCGACGACGCCGGCGCTGCCGGGTCGCTGGACATGGAGGTCTTCGCCGTCGCTGGCAGCAACGACCTCGTCTTCGCCTACGACAACATCGACGCAGGACCCATCCTCGGGAGCGACCCCGGGGCGCCGGTCACGATCGGCACGGAGAACGCCGAGGGCACGGTGGGTGCTGCGCTGGTCAACGCCGGTGACGCCACCACGGTGCTGGAGGACGGGCTGAACGTCTGTGCCAGGTACTCCGAGCCGGAGGCGCCGACGGCCAGCTTCAGCTACCAGGTGACCGTGGACGAGGATGTCCACGAGCGCCAGGAGCTGGTCAACAAGGCCGTGCACACGACCAACGACCCGGGCGCCAAGCCCGAGACGGCATCCGCCATGGTCAAGGTCGCGGGCTCCCTGGAGCGCAGCGAAGTCGCCCTGGCGGTCTCGCCGGACCAGATCGGGACCAACGGCACCACGACCGCCACGGCCACGGTGTTCTCCGCAGGTGAGTCCACTCCGACCGGTCAGGTCGAGTTCTGGGTGGGCGACCGGCTGGCAGGCACCTCGGACCTCGACGCTGACGGCAAGGCCACGGCCACGCTGGGTGGCTTCGACACCGCCGGGACCTTCCCGGTGACGGCGAAGTACCTCGGTGACGCCGCGACCAGGCCGAGCACCTCCGCACCGGTCAACGTCGTGGTCACCAAGCCGGGGACGCCTCCGGTCGAGCCCGTGGACTCGACGACCGGACTCTCGGTCGACCCGTCCCAGTTCGGGGTCGGAGGCACGCCGACGGCCACGGCGACGGTGACGTCCACCGGGGACGCCACCCCGACAGGGGACGTGCAGTTCCTCGTCGGTGACCGGCTTGCCGGCACCGCGCCGGTGGGCGCCGACGGCAAGGCCACGGCCACGCTGACCGGCTTCACCACGGCCGGGACCTTCCCGGTGACGGCGAAGTACCTCGGTGACGCCGCGACCAGGCCCAGCACCTCGACACCGGTCAACGTCGTGGTCACGGGTCCGAAGGTCGACCCGAGCATCATGATCGTCACCGACCGCAACGTCCGAGAGGGCACGCGCCCGAAGGTGAAGATCATCGTCACCGCCCCGGACGTCACCCCCACCGGAACCGTGGAGGTGAAGGTCCGCGGGGCCGTCGAGCGGAACAAGACCTACACGGTCACGCTGGACAGCTTCGGGGTCGCCAAGCTCCGCCTGCCCGAGGCCGACCTGAAGAAGCGCCAGAAGAAGGGCAAGATCAAGGTCAAGGTCTCCTACAGCGGTGACGCTGCGGTGCTCCCCGACAAGGAGAGGGTCACGATCCGCGTGAGGCGCTGA
- a CDS encoding serine/threonine-protein kinase translates to MTTPRLPGADASRRQAVVAGRYVLQEQIGMGGMGSVWRARDQRTGSDVAVKVLGQHSGALLARFVREQAIRIRHPHVVAPTGWAAEDDLVVLVMDLVPGGSVADLLREHGPLPAGYAAVLVEQLLLGLAAVHGAGLVHRDVKPANLLLEATGSGRPHLRLGDFGVAGPIADRRFTTVPGAIGTDGYMAPEQARGASPDPCQDLYAVGRVVLQMVTGQTATRQIAPQDDPLPSHPLRPLIERLLVPDPEHRLATAEAALRLLRRLDIPAEAGPAVPDRLGTAPRRHTDWWGWAAVAGLCVVIAVSLAVLVAVVR, encoded by the coding sequence GTGACCACTCCACGCCTCCCGGGTGCCGACGCCTCGCGGCGCCAGGCCGTGGTCGCCGGACGCTACGTGCTGCAGGAGCAGATCGGCATGGGCGGCATGGGGTCGGTGTGGCGGGCACGCGACCAGAGGACCGGGTCCGACGTGGCGGTCAAGGTGCTGGGCCAGCACAGCGGCGCCCTCCTGGCCCGCTTCGTCAGGGAGCAGGCGATCCGCATCCGCCACCCGCACGTCGTGGCACCGACCGGCTGGGCGGCCGAGGACGACCTGGTCGTGCTCGTGATGGACCTCGTCCCCGGGGGCTCGGTCGCCGACCTCCTGCGCGAGCACGGGCCGCTCCCGGCCGGGTACGCAGCCGTGCTCGTCGAGCAGCTGCTGCTGGGCCTGGCCGCGGTGCACGGCGCCGGACTGGTGCACCGTGACGTGAAGCCCGCCAACCTCCTGCTCGAGGCGACGGGCTCAGGTCGGCCACACCTGAGACTGGGCGACTTCGGGGTCGCGGGCCCGATCGCGGACCGCCGGTTCACGACGGTCCCGGGCGCGATCGGCACCGACGGCTACATGGCACCGGAACAGGCTCGGGGCGCCTCACCCGACCCGTGCCAGGACCTCTACGCCGTGGGCCGGGTCGTCCTCCAGATGGTGACCGGGCAGACGGCGACGCGCCAGATCGCGCCCCAGGACGACCCGCTGCCGTCGCATCCGCTGCGCCCGCTCATCGAGCGGCTCCTCGTGCCCGACCCCGAGCACCGGCTGGCGACCGCCGAGGCCGCGCTGCGCCTGCTGCGGCGGCTGGACATCCCCGCGGAGGCCGGGCCAGCGGTGCCCGACCGGCTCGGCACCGCCCCCCGCCGACACACCGACTGGTGGGGCTGGGCGGCGGTGGCGGGTCTCTGCGTCGTCATCGCAGTCAGCCTCGCGGTGCTGGTGGCGGTCGTGCGGTGA
- a CDS encoding class F sortase: protein MADLTRARRGRRLTHVVLASAVPALVLSGLALQRGDGGAPRAEDVPAPPRLQPISSAPAAVETPPPPGAPRRVLIPSLDVRAQVDAIKAVDRTIVPPADPQRLGWWRGGARPGDPGTAVITGHTVHTGGGALDDLEDLQPGDEVIVADGRTQVSYDVTSVRIYSTDEVARQHRRLFRQGGAPRLMLVTCEDWDGETYLSSVVVMAEPREGD, encoded by the coding sequence GTGGCTGACCTGACCCGCGCACGGCGCGGCCGACGCCTCACCCACGTGGTGCTGGCGTCGGCCGTGCCCGCTCTCGTGCTCTCCGGGCTGGCACTCCAGCGCGGAGACGGCGGGGCCCCCCGCGCGGAGGACGTCCCGGCACCACCTCGGCTGCAGCCGATCAGCTCCGCTCCAGCCGCGGTCGAGACGCCCCCGCCACCCGGCGCTCCGCGACGCGTCCTGATCCCGAGCCTCGACGTGCGAGCCCAGGTCGACGCCATCAAGGCGGTCGACCGCACCATCGTCCCGCCGGCCGACCCGCAGCGCCTCGGCTGGTGGCGCGGCGGCGCTCGACCGGGCGACCCCGGCACGGCCGTCATCACCGGGCACACCGTCCACACCGGCGGAGGGGCGCTCGACGACCTCGAGGACCTGCAGCCCGGTGACGAGGTCATCGTGGCCGACGGTCGCACGCAGGTGTCGTACGACGTCACCTCGGTCCGGATCTACTCCACCGACGAGGTGGCGCGACAGCACCGCCGGCTCTTCAGGCAGGGCGGGGCCCCTCGCCTGATGCTGGTCACGTGCGAGGACTGGGACGGCGAGACCTATCTCAGCAGCGTGGTCGTGATGGCCGAGCCGCGCGAGGGCGACTGA
- the rpsR gene encoding 30S ribosomal protein S18, with protein sequence MAKAVIRKPKKKVCQFCKEKATGVDYKDTTLLRKFISDRGKIRARRVTGNCVQHQRDVAIAVKNARELALLPYTSTGR encoded by the coding sequence ATGGCCAAGGCAGTGATTCGCAAGCCGAAGAAGAAGGTTTGCCAGTTCTGCAAGGAGAAGGCGACCGGTGTCGACTACAAGGACACCACGCTCCTCCGCAAGTTCATCTCCGACAGGGGCAAGATCCGCGCCCGTCGCGTGACCGGCAACTGCGTCCAGCACCAGCGCGACGTGGCCATCGCCGTCAAGAACGCACGCGAGCTGGCCCTGCTGCCCTACACCTCCACCGGTCGCTGA
- a CDS encoding deoxyribonuclease IV, whose amino-acid sequence MSLSIGAHVDQADPVAQAQARQAPLVQFFLGDPQGYKGPEIRFPGGAVALREAAAAAGVDLYVHAPYIINVATTNNRIRIPSRKLLQQHMDAAAEIGAKGLVVHGGHVNKSDDPQVGFDNWRKAVEATDLKIPLLIENTAGGDNAMARRLDRIAGVWDAISAASGSEQVGFCLDTCHAWAGGIELGDAVARVRSITGRLDLVHANDSRDSFDSGADRHANFGAGNLPPDEFAAIVREAGAPVICETPGGPEEHLADFAWLRERV is encoded by the coding sequence ATGAGCCTCAGCATCGGAGCCCACGTCGACCAGGCCGACCCGGTCGCCCAGGCGCAGGCGCGCCAAGCCCCCTTGGTGCAGTTCTTCCTGGGAGACCCCCAGGGCTACAAGGGTCCAGAGATCAGGTTCCCCGGAGGCGCCGTGGCCCTGCGTGAGGCGGCCGCAGCAGCCGGCGTCGACCTCTACGTCCACGCGCCCTACATCATCAACGTCGCCACGACCAACAACCGCATCCGCATCCCCAGCCGCAAGCTCCTCCAGCAGCACATGGACGCCGCCGCCGAGATCGGCGCCAAGGGTCTCGTCGTCCATGGCGGGCACGTCAACAAGTCCGACGACCCCCAGGTGGGCTTCGACAACTGGCGCAAGGCGGTCGAGGCCACCGATCTCAAGATCCCCCTCCTGATCGAGAACACCGCCGGCGGTGACAACGCCATGGCCCGCCGCCTCGACCGGATCGCCGGGGTGTGGGACGCCATCAGCGCGGCGTCAGGCAGCGAGCAGGTCGGGTTCTGCCTCGACACCTGTCACGCCTGGGCCGGCGGGATCGAGCTCGGCGATGCCGTGGCCCGGGTGCGCTCGATCACCGGTCGGCTCGACCTGGTGCACGCCAACGACTCACGTGACAGCTTCGACTCCGGGGCCGACCGCCACGCCAACTTCGGCGCCGGCAACCTCCCGCCGGACGAGTTCGCCGCCATCGTGCGGGAGGCGGGGGCTCCGGTCATCTGCGAGACGCCGGGTGGTCCCGAGGAGCACCTCGCCGACTTCGCCTGGCTGCGCGAGCGGGTGTGA
- the rplI gene encoding 50S ribosomal protein L9, whose translation MKLILTQEVDGLGAPGDVVEVKDGYGRNYLIPRNLGIKWTRGGEKTIESIKSARAARAVRDEGHAQEVKTKLEANAVNVKVRAGAGGRLFGAVTTAEIADAISATSGESVDRRTIVVANPIKTLGAHDVSVKLHEGVSASVSLNVVPA comes from the coding sequence ATGAAGCTCATCCTGACCCAGGAAGTCGACGGACTCGGCGCCCCCGGCGACGTGGTCGAGGTCAAGGACGGCTACGGCCGCAACTACCTCATCCCCCGCAACCTCGGCATCAAGTGGACGCGCGGCGGCGAGAAGACCATCGAGTCGATCAAGTCCGCCCGCGCTGCCCGCGCCGTCCGCGACGAGGGCCACGCGCAGGAGGTCAAGACCAAGCTCGAGGCCAACGCGGTCAACGTCAAGGTCCGTGCCGGTGCGGGCGGTCGCCTCTTCGGCGCCGTCACCACCGCCGAGATCGCCGACGCGATCTCCGCCACCTCGGGCGAGTCGGTCGACCGCCGCACCATCGTGGTCGCCAACCCGATCAAGACGCTCGGCGCGCACGACGTGTCGGTCAAGCTGCACGAGGGCGTGTCCGCTTCGGTCTCGCTCAACGTGGTGCCTGCCTGA
- a CDS encoding lipid II:glycine glycyltransferase FemX → MSSPRKTTPSPISSPTAPLTVRTISTQEHRDFVESRPWASFLQTPAWAEVKPEWRAESVGWSRDGVLCGAGLVLLRQLPKVKRYLAYLPEGPVIDWDDPDLGAWLTPLTAHLRARGAFAVRMGPPVVTRRWSAEQVKAGIADDSVRRLGDVPPSERSQTGARVVSQLHELGWRPQAVEGGFAAGQPQFNFQIPLVDGDGSPRSEDDVLKGMNQLWRRNIKKAAKAGVEVTRGSHADLAAFHDLYAHTAERDHFTPRPRSYFETMYDALNGEADDRLTLWLAHHEDDLVAATISIRVGTHSWYSYGASSTEKREVRGSNAVQWEMIRDALRSGAHVYDLRGITETLDPDDPHMGLIQFKVGTGGEAVEYAGEWDLALNKPLYKAFELYLRRRSS, encoded by the coding sequence GTGTCCAGCCCCCGCAAGACCACCCCTTCCCCCATCTCTTCCCCGACCGCCCCACTCACCGTGCGGACCATCTCCACGCAGGAGCACCGCGACTTCGTCGAGAGCCGCCCTTGGGCGAGCTTCCTGCAGACGCCCGCGTGGGCCGAGGTCAAGCCGGAGTGGCGCGCCGAGTCCGTGGGCTGGAGCCGGGACGGCGTGCTCTGCGGCGCCGGGCTCGTGCTGCTCCGCCAGCTGCCGAAGGTCAAGCGCTACCTCGCCTACCTCCCCGAGGGACCCGTCATCGACTGGGACGACCCCGACCTCGGGGCGTGGCTCACCCCGCTGACGGCCCACCTCCGCGCGCGTGGTGCCTTCGCCGTGCGGATGGGTCCGCCCGTCGTCACCCGCCGGTGGTCGGCGGAGCAGGTGAAGGCCGGGATCGCCGACGACTCGGTGCGTCGCCTGGGCGACGTACCTCCCTCGGAGCGGTCGCAGACCGGCGCGCGAGTGGTGTCGCAGCTGCACGAGCTCGGCTGGCGGCCCCAGGCTGTCGAGGGGGGCTTCGCAGCCGGCCAGCCCCAGTTCAACTTCCAGATCCCGCTGGTCGACGGCGACGGCAGCCCCCGCAGCGAGGACGACGTCCTCAAGGGCATGAACCAGCTGTGGCGGCGCAACATCAAGAAGGCCGCCAAGGCAGGGGTTGAGGTGACGCGCGGGAGCCACGCCGACCTCGCCGCGTTCCACGACCTCTACGCCCACACCGCCGAGCGCGACCACTTCACGCCGCGCCCGCGCTCCTACTTCGAGACGATGTACGACGCCCTCAACGGCGAGGCCGACGACCGGCTCACGCTCTGGCTCGCCCACCACGAGGACGACCTGGTGGCCGCCACCATCTCCATCCGTGTCGGGACCCACAGCTGGTACTCCTACGGCGCCTCCTCCACCGAGAAGCGCGAGGTGCGCGGCTCCAACGCGGTCCAGTGGGAGATGATCCGCGACGCGCTCCGGTCCGGCGCCCACGTCTACGACCTGCGCGGCATCACCGAGACCCTCGATCCGGACGACCCCCACATGGGCCTCATCCAGTTCAAGGTCGGCACCGGCGGCGAGGCCGTCGAGTACGCCGGCGAGTGGGACCTCGCCCTCAACAAGCCGCTCTACAAGGCGTTCGAGCTCTACCTCCGGCGGCGGTCGTCGTGA